The Roseofilum reptotaenium CS-1145 genome contains the following window.
TGAATTAAATCCACCAAATAATCTTGGCAGTCTTCAACGCTTAATTTATAAAAGACCAGAATCGCCAATACTGTTTGGCTGGCAACAATGGGAACACCAAAAACTGATTTGAATTCTGACTTTTCAGCCAATTCTTTACCCACACATAAATTATCTAAATCATTACAACAATCATGAATCCATTCTGGTTTTTGAGATGTCCAAATTCTACCAGGCAAACCTTGATTAGGAGCTAAGGTGATCTGGCCACTTTTTTCTTGAAACTCTTGAAATTTCTCTATTCCAGTTTCTAGACAAGGAATATAGGTTAACAAAGTTTCCTCATGATTAGGAATCCAGGCTTCTGCATAATCCCACAAGATATGACGGCAGACTCGATCTAAAACTTGAGAAATAGCTAACTTGATGTCAAAAACATCATTGATTATTTTGGTGACATCTAGCATTAAACTCATCTCTCCTTGAGTTTTCTGCAATTGTCTATTCTTGATCTCTAGAAAATTATTGTTGAGTTGTAATTCTCGTTGTAAATCTCTTAATTCCAGATGATGTTTAACCCGGGCTAAGAGTTCCTCCATTTGAAACGGTTTCGTCAAATAATCGGCTCCTCCCAGTTGAAAGGCTTTAGCCTTATCCATTCCTTCTTGAAGAGCGCTCAAAAAAATGACTGGGATATCAGAGGTTTTGGGATTTTGCTTCAATTCTTGACAAAAAAGATACCCATTCATTTCCGGCATCATGATATCTAGAAGAATTAAATCAGGCTGGAAATGGTCAAGACTGGTGAGTGCAAATTTACCATTAGCAGCTAAACGAACTTCATAACCTTGCTGTTGCAAAACGGTTTTCAGTAGTCGTAGATTTTCCGTAAAATCATCAACGACTAACAGTTGTGGAGACAGGTTAGAATTAAAAGACTGAATCATGTTTTTACATAAGAGTTGTATAAGCTACAAAGTCCAACGATAAAGATAATTCTAAATTATCAGGCTCAATCATCAAGATTAAAGACATGTAAAGGGATAGAATTTAGCAACTGAGATTCAGAGGACTAAGGATCTTAATTCTCATGATATGGCATGTTCAAATAATCAGCCATGCGATCGCGCAAGGGATGGGTCGCACGATCTCCTCCTACTTCACCTCTGACCCTAACCCCCAACTGTCAAAAGGGTTTAAAATCCAATCAGCACACCTGATATTCTCTCAAACCCTGTGACAACTCAACAGTTATCTCCAAAACTCTTAACCCCTCAAACCTGGCTCTGGCAAAACCATCGAATTATCTATACGGTTCAGGGTGAGGGTATTCCCCTTGTCCTACTCCATGGTTTTGGCGGGTGTGTGGGTCATTGGCGCAAAAATATTCCCACGTTAGCCCAAGCTGGATATCAAGTGTTTG
Protein-coding sequences here:
- a CDS encoding diguanylate cyclase domain-containing protein, giving the protein MIQSFNSNLSPQLLVVDDFTENLRLLKTVLQQQGYEVRLAANGKFALTSLDHFQPDLILLDIMMPEMNGYLFCQELKQNPKTSDIPVIFLSALQEGMDKAKAFQLGGADYLTKPFQMEELLARVKHHLELRDLQRELQLNNNFLEIKNRQLQKTQGEMSLMLDVTKIINDVFDIKLAISQVLDRVCRHILWDYAEAWIPNHEETLLTYIPCLETGIEKFQEFQEKSGQITLAPNQGLPGRIWTSQKPEWIHDCCNDLDNLCVGKELAEKSEFKSVFGVPIVASQTVLAILVFYKLSVEDCQDYLVDLIQAVVNQLASPLEKSKLYQQLEMANQELERLANRDGLTQVANRRVFDSVLEKEWLRMKREQKCLSLVLCDVDYFKKYNDFYGHLSGDDCLIAIAGALTKAARRPGDLVARYGGEEFAIILPSTNRNGACDIARSLQKEMADLQIIHEESEIARYVTLSLGISSVIPSDNWSVKSLINAADQALYQAKKLGRNGFCCHPLDDELC